The DNA window GCTGCGAGAACGCGCCACCGTACGGGTCGGCGCGCTCTCCGCCGTGGTGCTGCTCTGCCTGGCCGGCTCGCTCTATCTCGCGACCGTGGCGACCCGGTCGCTCGCCGAGCCGCTCGCCGCCCTCTCCGAGGAGGCGCACCGGCTGGCGGGGGACCGGCTGCCGGCCGCGGTCAGCCGCGCGGTCGCCGGCGGGGACGCCACACCACCCGATCCGGTACGGGTGCCGCCCGGAGCCAGTGGCGAGGTCCGCCGGGTCGCCGACGCGCTCGACCGGGTGCAGGCCACGGCGTACACCCTGGCGACCGAGCAGGCGGCGCTGCGGCGCAGCAGCGCCGAGTCACTGGCGAACCTGGGCCGGCGCAACCAGAACCTGCTGCGCCGCCAGCTCGGTTTCATCACCCAGCTGGAACGGGAGGAGTCCGACCCGGCCGAGCTGGCGAACCTCTTCGAGCTGGACCACCTGGCGACCCGCATGCGGCGTAACGCGGAGAGCCTGCTCGTGCTGGTCGGCGCGGCGAGCCCGCGGCAGCGGACCCGGCCGGTCGCGCTCGCCGACGTGATCCGCTCCGCGGTCTCCGAAGTGGAGGAGTACCGGCGGGTGGTGCTGCGCCGGATGGACGACGCGACGGTGCACGGCCCGGCGGCCAGCGGTCTGGCGCACATGCTCGCCGAGCTGGTGGAGAACGGCCTGACCTTCTCCCCGCCGGACCTGGAGGTCGAGATCCACGGACGGCGTCTCGACGACGGCTATCTGATCGCGATCTGTGACCAGGGTGTCGGGATGACCGACGCGGACCTGCGCCGGGCCAATGAACGGCTGCGCGGCGGCGGTGACTTCCTGACCGCGCCGGCCCGATTCCTCGGGCACTACGTGGTGGGGCGGCTCGCCGCCGAGATGAACGTCGACGTGCAGCTCACGCCGTCGCCGGTGATCGGGGTGACGGCCCGGGTGGTACTGCCGGCCGGGCTGCTGGCGGATCCGCCGGCGCTGACGCCGGGAGAGCCGGCTGCTCCGGCCGCTGAGCCCGCGCCGCAGCCGGCGCTGGTGAGTCCTCTGCGGGTGCGGCCGCACGCTGATGAGGTCGACTACGTGGTGCTGCCGACGGTTGCTCCGGCGGTTTTCTCCCCGCCGTCAGTCTCCCCGCCGTCAGTCTCCCCGCCGTCAGTCTCCCCGCCGTCAGTCTCCCCGCCGCCAGTCTCGTCGCCGCCAGTCCCGTCGGCGCCCGTCTCGTCGGAGCCAGTCCCGTCGGCGACCGTGGAGACCCCGATCATTCCCGCCCCGCGCACCGCGATGGACCACCACGCGCTGCACCGCGACGAACCACCACGTACCCCCAACGGCCTGCGCAAACGCATCCCGCGGGCACGGCCGCCGGTCACCCCCGGTCCCGCGCCGGCCGCCGCGGGCGAGACCCCGGCGCTGATCACCGACTCACCCCACGCGGTACGGGATCGGCTCACCGCCCTGCGTGACGGCATCCACCGTGGTTCCCGCCGCCCCTGACCCGTTCCCGCCGCCCGACCTGCTCCGGCCGCCCGACCCCGAGGAGTACCCGCATGAGCGTGGACGCGCCCGCCGCCGACCGGCACCAGTTCAACTGGATGCTGGGCAACTTCGTGCACCAGACGGACGGAGTCCGCGACGCCGTGGCCGTGTCGTCGGACGGCCTGCTGATCGCCGGCTCGGACGGCCTGACCCGGTCCGACGCCGACCAGCTGGCCGCGATCGTGTCCAGCATGGCGAGCCTGGCGCGGACCGCGTCCCGCCGGTACGACTTCGACGGCCTCAAACTCGTCATGATCGAGATGCGCCGGGGATTCCTGGTGATCTCGGTGATCCCGGGCGGCAGCTGCCTCGGCGTGGTGGCCGGCGGCGACAGCGATCTCGGCCTGATCGGTTACGAGATCTCCCTGCTGGCCGAGCGTTTCGGTGACCTGCTCACTCCCGCGCTGATCGCCGAGTCCCGGCAGTACCTGCCTCGGTGAGGCCGACCGCGATGAACCGGCCGAGGGACGCCGAGGAGCCTCTCGTGCGTCCGTTCATGCTCACCGGCGGGCGGACCCAACCCATGCACGACGGGGTACGGGTGGAGACCCAGCTGCACGCCGCCCCCGCAGCCCTGTCCGCGCCGCTGCGGTTCGAGGCGCGGCGCATCGTCGAGCTCTGTCAGCTTCCCCGGTCGGTCGCGGACCTGTCGGTGGCGCTCGGTGTGCCGCTCGGCGTGGTCCGGGTGATCGTGGCGGACCTGATCACCGAGGGGTTCCTGGTGGTCGGCGAGGCGCCGGGGGAGCTCTCCACCGCGTTGATCGAGAGGATCAGGGATCGTGTTCGGGCGCTCTGACACCGTGCCGGCGCTGACGCCGGTAGCCGTCAAGATTGTCATCAGCGGCGGCTTCGGCGTCGGCAAGACGACGTTCGTCAGCGCCGTCTCGGAGATCGAGCCGCTGGTCACCGAGGCGGAGATGACCGAGCGGTCGATCGGGGTGGACGACACGTCGGCGGTGGCCGGGAAGACCACCACCACGGTGGCCCTGGACTTCGGCCGGATCACGCTGGACGACGCGCTGCTGCTCTATCTGTTCGGCACGCCGGGACAGGACCGGTTCGCGTTCCTCTGGGACGACCTGGTGACCGGGGCGCTCGGCGCCGTCGTGCTGGTGGACACCCGCCGGATCGAGGACTGTTTCCCGGCGATCGACTACTTCGAGGAGCACGACATCCCGTTCGTCGTCGGCGTCAACGCGTTCGACGGCGCCCGGCGGTTCGATCTGGCCGAGGTCCGGGAGGCGGTCGGGGTACCGGACGGCATCACGCTGCTGGAGTGCGACGCCCGCCGCCGCGAGTCGGTGAAGGCAGTCCTGGTGGCGCTCACCGAGCGGGTGCTGACCCGGCGCCTGGAACGCGCCGGGGTGTGAGCCGGCCTTTCGCCGGCCGGCCCTTTTGTCAACCGGCCCTTTTGTCAACCGGCCCTTTTGTCAGCCGGGCCTTTGTCAGCCGCCCAGCACCCAGACGTGGGCGCGGCCGTTCGCCGTGCCGGTTTTCTGCACCACCACCATGTCGGGGCGCTTGTCGCCGCTGGCGTCGGTGACCAGCACCGCATACCGCTCGTCGGCGAGCCCGAGCAGGGTGCGCGCCTTCACCAGTGTGCGGCTCAGTTTCGCCGCGCCGTCCAGCACGTGCAGCTCGGTCTTGCCCTCGGCGGTGGCCGGCTTGCGGACCAGGACGACGTCCGGCCGCTTGTCGCGGTTCCAGTCGGTGACCTGGACCTGCATGCCGTCCTGCACGGGCTCCGCGGTGACGATGGCCGGCAGCAACTCGCGCTGCAGGTTCGCCGCGCCGTCCAGCACCTGAACCTCGACCTTGCCGCTCGCCGTCCCGAACGTGCGCACCGCGACCAGGTCGAGGCGGCCGT is part of the Actinoplanes missouriensis 431 genome and encodes:
- a CDS encoding sensor histidine kinase codes for the protein MGHRSGAKPGRGGTIRGRVVRTLAPPLVAMLVLLSVVAAGEIAGYRAANETETRVDVVLALQSLARELQTERGVTAGMLAGEQRFRAEVAVARERVDARRAEVETLLAGGGPLAGQAAEQIEQLDDLRDVRAGADAGSAADDETFDFYTELIEELGDIFLDLETVADDQLRRGAESLEMLNQATEAIARERAVLNVAFAAGEFEAGGFADFVTILSVRDLALGEFDEFASAEAARAKDDLFASPAAAEARAMEQVALEATGGERLRVDADRWWTVQATVLDDLSRLAQRIGGAAQDRARELRERATVRVGALSAVVLLCLAGSLYLATVATRSLAEPLAALSEEAHRLAGDRLPAAVSRAVAGGDATPPDPVRVPPGASGEVRRVADALDRVQATAYTLATEQAALRRSSAESLANLGRRNQNLLRRQLGFITQLEREESDPAELANLFELDHLATRMRRNAESLLVLVGAASPRQRTRPVALADVIRSAVSEVEEYRRVVLRRMDDATVHGPAASGLAHMLAELVENGLTFSPPDLEVEIHGRRLDDGYLIAICDQGVGMTDADLRRANERLRGGGDFLTAPARFLGHYVVGRLAAEMNVDVQLTPSPVIGVTARVVLPAGLLADPPALTPGEPAAPAAEPAPQPALVSPLRVRPHADEVDYVVLPTVAPAVFSPPSVSPPSVSPPSVSPPSVSPPPVSSPPVPSAPVSSEPVPSATVETPIIPAPRTAMDHHALHRDEPPRTPNGLRKRIPRARPPVTPGPAPAAAGETPALITDSPHAVRDRLTALRDGIHRGSRRP
- a CDS encoding roadblock/LC7 domain-containing protein, which encodes MSVDAPAADRHQFNWMLGNFVHQTDGVRDAVAVSSDGLLIAGSDGLTRSDADQLAAIVSSMASLARTASRRYDFDGLKLVMIEMRRGFLVISVIPGGSCLGVVAGGDSDLGLIGYEISLLAERFGDLLTPALIAESRQYLPR
- a CDS encoding DUF742 domain-containing protein, whose amino-acid sequence is MNRPRDAEEPLVRPFMLTGGRTQPMHDGVRVETQLHAAPAALSAPLRFEARRIVELCQLPRSVADLSVALGVPLGVVRVIVADLITEGFLVVGEAPGELSTALIERIRDRVRAL
- a CDS encoding GTP-binding protein — translated: MFGRSDTVPALTPVAVKIVISGGFGVGKTTFVSAVSEIEPLVTEAEMTERSIGVDDTSAVAGKTTTTVALDFGRITLDDALLLYLFGTPGQDRFAFLWDDLVTGALGAVVLVDTRRIEDCFPAIDYFEEHDIPFVVGVNAFDGARRFDLAEVREAVGVPDGITLLECDARRRESVKAVLVALTERVLTRRLERAGV